A genomic window from Candidatus Methylomirabilota bacterium includes:
- the prfA gene encoding peptide chain release factor 1 gives MLTWLDKLGEIETRYEDLSQKMADPSVLKDPSTFQRHAKAHADLHPIVEKYRGYRQLLQEQEGAAVLLEETADSEMRALAAGELEALGKRQEVLEQELKEMLLPKDLAGEKGVIMEIRAGAGGGEAALFAADLLRMYTRHAESQGWRVEMLSAHPTGIGGMKEVILAIEGKGAFRKLRQESGVHRVQRVPVTEAGGRIHTSTVTVAVLPEAEEVEVQIDPKDLQIDVFRASGHGGQHVNVTDSAVRMTHLPTGLVVSCQDERSQHKNKAKALKVLRARLLEQARAEQEREIADARRQQVGTGDRSERIRTYNFPQGRVTDHRIGLTLYNLSAVLEGDLAELIQALVTHHEAERLRASSAT, from the coding sequence ATGCTAACGTGGCTGGACAAGCTGGGGGAGATCGAAACGCGGTACGAGGACTTGAGCCAGAAGATGGCCGATCCCTCGGTTCTGAAGGATCCTAGCACCTTTCAACGCCACGCCAAGGCCCACGCAGATCTCCATCCGATTGTGGAAAAATACCGGGGCTACCGACAACTGCTCCAAGAGCAGGAGGGGGCGGCAGTGCTCCTTGAGGAGACGGCCGACTCGGAGATGCGGGCGCTCGCCGCGGGAGAACTCGAGGCGCTCGGGAAGCGGCAAGAGGTTTTAGAGCAGGAACTCAAGGAGATGCTCCTCCCGAAGGATCTGGCCGGCGAGAAGGGAGTAATCATGGAGATCCGGGCTGGGGCTGGTGGGGGAGAGGCAGCATTATTTGCCGCTGATCTTCTCCGGATGTATACCCGGCATGCCGAGTCCCAGGGCTGGAGGGTGGAGATGCTCTCGGCCCATCCCACCGGGATCGGAGGGATGAAGGAGGTTATCCTAGCGATTGAGGGAAAGGGAGCCTTCCGGAAGCTCCGGCAGGAGAGTGGTGTGCACCGGGTGCAGCGGGTTCCGGTGACCGAGGCGGGCGGCCGGATTCACACCTCAACGGTGACGGTGGCGGTCCTCCCCGAAGCGGAAGAGGTGGAGGTCCAGATCGACCCGAAGGATCTCCAGATCGACGTCTTCCGGGCCAGCGGGCACGGGGGACAGCATGTTAATGTCACCGATTCGGCGGTTCGGATGACCCATCTCCCGACAGGTTTGGTCGTCTCCTGCCAGGACGAACGGTCCCAGCACAAGAACAAGGCCAAGGCTCTCAAGGTCCTCCGAGCGCGTCTTCTGGAGCAGGCCCGGGCCGAGCAAGAGCGCGAGATCGCCGACGCCAGGCGGCAACAGGTGGGGACGGGAGATCGGAGCGAGCGGATTCGGACGTACAACTTTCCCCAGGGTCGGGTGACCGACCACCGCATCGGGTTAACCCTGTATAATCTCTCGGCCGTACTCGAGGGAGACCTGGCAGAGCTCATCCAAGCCCTGGTCACACATCACGAGGCGGAGCGACTCAGAGCCTCCTCAGCGACATGA
- the rpmE gene encoding 50S ribosomal protein L31, with protein sequence MKKGIHPEYVDCTITCACGEVIHTRSVVPKGRVEICSKCHPFFTGRQKLVDSEGRVERFQRRYRRKTGQGS encoded by the coding sequence ATGAAGAAGGGGATCCATCCTGAATACGTAGATTGTACCATTACCTGCGCCTGCGGCGAGGTCATCCATACCCGGTCGGTCGTCCCGAAGGGCCGGGTGGAAATCTGCTCCAAATGTCATCCCTTCTTTACCGGACGGCAGAAGCTGGTAGACAGCGAAGGGCGTGTGGAGCGATTCCAGCGCAGATACCGGCGCAAGACGGGTCAAGGTTCATAA